In the bacterium genome, CTCCAAGGACAAGAGCCCCTACAAGGACCACACCGGCATCTACTTTCCGCACCTCGCGGGTCAGGACGCCCACACGCCGGGGTTCTACCTGAACCTGCAACCGCGCAGCAACTGGGTCGGCGTGGGCCTGTGGCGACCCGATACGCCGACCCTGAAGCTGCTGCGCGACCGCGTGGCCCGCGACCCGGCTTCGTGGCGGGCCGTCGTGGGCGACAAGGCCTTCGCGGCGACCTTCCGCGTCCGGGGCGAAATGCTGAAGCGGGCGCCCCGCGGCTACGATCCCGACCATCCGCTGGTCGAGGTGCTCAAGCTGAAGGACTTCACCGCCGTGGCGCCGCTGACCCAGCAGCAGGTCACGGGCCCGGACTTCATGGCCGGGTTCGCGGGCATCTGCCGGGCCGGCGCGCCCCTCGTGAAGTGGGTCTGCGAAACCATCGGGCAGCCGTTCTGACGGGACGGGAAGCCCGGCGAGGGGGAAGCATGGACATCAAGTGCAGCCGTTGCCGCGGTCGGGCCCTGGTGGTCGCGGCGGTCCTACTGCTGACGGCGGCCGGCGGGGCCCGGGCGGCCGTGGCCCCGGAGGAAGGCCTGACGCCCTGGCGCCACGACCTCACCGTCGAGTTGTCCGACGGCGCGTTGCTGCGGGACGTCGCCCTTGCCTGGCGCGCCGCCACCCGGCACTTCGTGGTGATCCGGGCCGACGGCGCCCGCAGGGAGTTTCCGGCCGACGCGGTGGTGCGGGCCCTCGACCGGGGCGGCGTCGATCGGCGCGACGAGATCATGGGCGCCGCCGCCTCGTCAGCGGCGCCTCCGTCGGTGACGAATCCGGAGATCGGCGACACCGGCGTCTGGCAAGCCGAACCCACCCTCGGCGACCTGGAGGTCTCGCCCTGGCCCTTCACCTGGTGGATGGGGGCGGGGGTGGCGGTGGCGTCCAGCGTGGCGGGCGACTTCCCGGGAAGCGAGACCGTGGCGCCCCTGACGGTCTCGGTGCGGCGGCGCGTCTACCGCACCTGGTACGTGGGGCTCGGCTCCACCACCGAGCAGAACCTCGCCATCGAGACATTTCCTCCCCCGGCCGACCCCTACTATGGCTGGATGAGCGAACTGGTCTGGCGCGAGTCGGCCCTCTGGCTGTCGGCGGGGATGGTCGACCCGGGCAGCCGCCTCTACGGCGAGATCGGTTTCGCGGCCCTGGAGCGCGCGTCCTACGTGAAGCCCGGTCTGCGCTTCCAGGCCGGACGCCTGTTCCATCTCGGCGGCCGCTTCTCCATCGACCTGGCGGGCTTCGTGATGCTGAAGCCGGGGTTCGAGAACGCCGGCGGAAAGCTGGGGGTCGATCTGGGCGTCCTGGCCGAGCTCGCCTTGTGGTAGAGGCGCCTTGCGGGGTTGACCCACGGCCCCCGGTTCCCTACCCTGATCGCCTGACCAAGGGGCATGCCTGATCTTCCTGGAGGGAGACCATCATGCCCCTTTCGCATGCCGCTCGCCGTCTGTCCGTCCTGCTGTTCCTGCTGACCGTCACCGCGCTGCCGAGGCCGGCCCTTGCCGCCGACCATCCCCTCTTCCCTCTCGCCACCGGCACGGTGCGCAACTACACGACCGCCGGGATCGCCAAGGACCGGTACACGCTGGTGCAGGGGCCGGCGAGTTTCGGCGCCGCCGCCGTGACGGCGATCGAGGAGTACAACTACTGGAACATCGGATCGCGCCGGTGGACGATGGTGGACCTGACCCCCGCCGGCGACCTCATGCTGCACGGCTGGCGCACCTTCGGCACGGACGGTTCGGTGTACGACCAGATCCTCACGCCGCCGGTGCGCCTGCTTCCGGCCGCGCCGACCGGCGGCATGTCGTGGTCCGACGCGACGACCATCGACCGCTATCTCGACGGCGAGCTCCAGCCCGGCTCTGAGGGGTACACCTACTCGGTCACCGTGACCGGCGACGCGGAGCCCGTCACCGTCCGGGCGGGCACCTTCGAGGCCGTGGTCGTGGCAAGCGATTGGGGCACGGGCGTGCGGACGTCG is a window encoding:
- a CDS encoding DUF2461 domain-containing protein, whose protein sequence is MSRTATPDRAFTPALFRFMSDLAAHNDRTWFKENKDRYEADVKQPALRFVADFGQHLDRISPHFRADPRPQGGSVFRIHRDTRFSKDKSPYKDHTGIYFPHLAGQDAHTPGFYLNLQPRSNWVGVGLWRPDTPTLKLLRDRVARDPASWRAVVGDKAFAATFRVRGEMLKRAPRGYDPDHPLVEVLKLKDFTAVAPLTQQQVTGPDFMAGFAGICRAGAPLVKWVCETIGQPF